A single Vulcanisaeta distributa DSM 14429 DNA region contains:
- a CDS encoding ABC transporter permease, whose translation MRVSDYFKLAWSAAWERRGRTIGAIVGIIIAIVALGLAIGMGQGYKVLTTSFFERVFGTNTVFLFPGQNSQLTLTDVYEVMNIPHVTNAIPILSTVARVNINGHEVTATIIGATEQEIMQLYGVTSLSNAILAGAPVLSPGLALVGYNIAFTSTGQQIAYPGQVMVITTPGGSEITYTVGAIMQQSGIGVIGLNPNNAIFIDENTFLSQFDPSGTVDGIIVYVDSPNNINYVTDELKAMFPMDQVLNLSTLLSSINQFFTVLELFLAFIAGISFVIIGIWMFDTMMLNVIQRTREFGIMRAVGFSGRSIPLLLIIEAAIIAVIGSVIGTALLMAIVSVFPSPSSFMGPAFGGPGRVARGAAAAAASPSIMLPIALTPLDFAAIFILPIVINVIAALVPALRAMRIPPAQTLRYE comes from the coding sequence ATGAGGGTTAGCGACTACTTTAAACTGGCGTGGAGTGCAGCGTGGGAGCGTAGGGGTAGGACTATAGGCGCCATTGTCGGGATAATAATAGCCATAGTGGCCCTTGGACTAGCCATAGGCATGGGGCAGGGCTATAAGGTGTTGACCACAAGCTTCTTCGAGAGGGTCTTCGGGACGAACACAGTGTTCCTATTCCCAGGGCAGAACTCACAGTTGACGCTTACTGACGTCTATGAGGTCATGAACATACCGCACGTGACCAACGCCATACCCATACTCTCCACGGTGGCCAGGGTGAATATTAATGGGCATGAGGTCACGGCCACGATAATAGGGGCCACGGAGCAGGAGATAATGCAGCTCTACGGAGTAACCTCACTTAGCAATGCCATACTGGCCGGCGCCCCGGTACTTTCGCCAGGACTTGCGTTGGTTGGTTATAATATTGCCTTCACAAGCACTGGTCAGCAAATTGCATACCCTGGGCAGGTGATGGTTATAACAACGCCAGGTGGTTCCGAGATAACCTACACGGTAGGGGCCATAATGCAGCAAAGCGGTATTGGCGTCATTGGCTTAAACCCAAACAATGCAATATTTATTGATGAGAACACATTCCTCTCGCAATTTGACCCGTCGGGCACGGTTGATGGGATAATAGTTTACGTGGATTCACCAAACAACATTAACTACGTCACGGATGAGCTAAAGGCGATGTTCCCAATGGATCAGGTATTAAACCTATCAACACTACTATCAAGCATTAACCAATTCTTCACGGTACTCGAGCTCTTCTTAGCCTTCATAGCCGGGATAAGCTTCGTAATAATTGGCATTTGGATGTTCGACACAATGATGCTCAATGTGATCCAGAGGACGAGGGAGTTCGGGATAATGAGGGCCGTGGGCTTCAGCGGAAGGTCAATACCACTACTCCTAATTATTGAGGCTGCGATAATAGCCGTAATCGGCTCCGTGATCGGCACGGCACTACTCATGGCCATAGTCAGTGTCTTCCCAAGTCCATCATCGTTCATGGGACCAGCCTTTGGAGGACCTGGCAGGGTTGCTAGGGGTGCTGCGGCAGCCGCCGCGTCGCCATCAATAATGCTACCCATAGCCCTAACGCCTCTTGACTTCGCCGCAATATTCATACTACCCATCGTTATAAACGTGATAGCCGCATTGGTACCGGCATTAAGGGCCATGAGAATACCACCAGCCCAGACCCTGCGCTATGAATGA
- a CDS encoding AAA family ATPase, which produces MLFDLEPKSRREDLYDFEAELRNLINGIINDRIIVVRGLRRTGKTSLMRVALNEIGYPYIYLDVRFTGRPRQADLIELIRHGLEDFLARNKPIIDRVRDALSRIRWVRIGASPIHVEIKLGEFRRLSIGELLNAINDLGTELGNPVIIAIDEAQELSRVTWIDFNALLAYSYDNLKYVKFLISGSEVGVLDRFLRVNDPEAPLFGRYIHFASTRRLSPDESLDFLRRGFEQYGVQVSDELLMRIVNELDGVIGWLTYIGHKYVVEGRQSLDEVLESAMALALNELRNFLTNRSPRYRALLRELFVRRSWRELKAALETAEGRPINDKSLYVLLRELIDHGIVEKVDEDYVIADPILRRAVLKL; this is translated from the coding sequence ATGCTATTTGATCTTGAGCCTAAGAGTAGGAGGGAGGATCTTTACGACTTTGAGGCTGAGTTGAGGAATTTGATTAACGGCATTATTAATGATAGGATAATCGTCGTTAGGGGTTTAAGGAGGACTGGTAAGACCTCGTTAATGAGGGTTGCACTTAATGAGATTGGTTACCCATACATTTACCTGGACGTGAGGTTCACGGGCAGGCCTAGGCAGGCAGACCTCATTGAATTAATTAGGCATGGGCTTGAGGATTTCCTTGCCAGGAATAAGCCAATAATCGATAGGGTTAGGGATGCTCTATCCAGGATTAGGTGGGTTAGGATTGGGGCATCACCAATACATGTGGAAATTAAACTGGGTGAATTCCGTAGGCTAAGCATTGGCGAGTTACTCAATGCCATTAATGACCTTGGCACGGAGTTGGGCAATCCCGTAATCATCGCGATTGACGAGGCCCAGGAACTAAGTAGGGTGACTTGGATAGACTTCAATGCATTGCTTGCGTATTCCTACGATAACCTGAAATACGTAAAATTCCTCATATCCGGTTCTGAGGTTGGTGTGCTGGATAGGTTCCTACGCGTTAATGACCCAGAGGCTCCATTATTCGGTAGGTACATACACTTCGCGAGCACCAGGAGACTTAGTCCTGATGAGTCCCTGGATTTCCTGAGGAGGGGCTTTGAGCAGTATGGGGTTCAGGTTAGTGATGAGTTGTTGATGCGTATTGTGAATGAGCTCGATGGCGTGATTGGTTGGTTAACATACATTGGTCACAAATACGTGGTTGAGGGTAGGCAATCACTTGATGAGGTCCTTGAATCCGCAATGGCCTTGGCGCTCAATGAACTTAGGAACTTCCTAACCAATAGGAGCCCCAGGTATAGGGCATTGCTTAGGGAGTTGTTCGTTAGAAGAAGTTGGAGGGAGCTCAAGGCGGCACTCGAGACTGCGGAGGGTAGGCCGATAAATGATAAATCGCTGTACGTGCTTCTCAGGGAGTTGATTGACCACGGAATTGTGGAGAAGGTTGATGAGGATTACGTGATTGCGGACCCAATACTCAGAAGGGCCGTACTCAAGTTATAA
- a CDS encoding AbrB/MazE/SpoVT family DNA-binding domain-containing protein, with product MTFTEEIKVGRKGLPVNELPYTIKVYINNQVLVPANLVRSLGLDKVKYVSVIMEYNGYKIEVDNVKLLRTRHTASRQFTIPKEIREKYGIRPFDNVTIHMIIPRQAPPPLKN from the coding sequence ATGACGTTCACAGAGGAGATTAAGGTTGGTAGGAAGGGTTTACCAGTGAATGAATTGCCATATACAATAAAGGTGTACATAAATAATCAAGTATTGGTGCCGGCAAATCTCGTCAGGTCATTGGGGCTTGATAAGGTTAAGTATGTGAGCGTGATCATGGAGTACAATGGATATAAAATAGAGGTCGATAACGTTAAGCTTCTCAGGACTAGGCATACGGCCAGTAGGCAGTTCACGATACCCAAGGAAATCAGGGAGAAGTACGGGATTAGGCCATTTGATAATGTAACAATACACATGATAATACCAAGGCAGGCACCACCGCCATTAAAGAACTAA
- the coaBC gene encoding bifunctional phosphopantothenoylcysteine decarboxylase/phosphopantothenate--cysteine ligase CoaBC, translating into MSFREDIELIKGSRSNLLRGKRVVLALTGGISIYRVPDIARELIRHGADVVTFMSKEASRLLGPRVMEWATGNPVYVELSGYAEHVNICTTANAVVIAPATANTISKIANGIGDTSVTLCAMTALGSGVPLLLVPAMNESMWRNPIIRSNIEKLRNLGVHFVEPIIEEGKAKLATNQEVVDSVIDLLSPRDMNGLSVLITSGPTHEYIDATKYITTPSSGLTGYYFAREAMARGARVTLIEGPVSISDPPGAEVYRVKSVLEMYDTAIKLVSKRHYDLAILTAAPLDFYVKDKVSGKLSSDLDKVVIELIQAPKIARDLKRYSPGTFLIAYKAEVGITEEELIARTLKRASEGDWDLALAHLVGEGKGFGTEKDEVLVLSKNGVIRRIGPLHKRELAREVLGLYLSMSRSRVKN; encoded by the coding sequence GTGTCCTTTAGGGAGGACATTGAGTTAATCAAAGGCTCAAGGAGTAATTTACTACGTGGCAAGAGGGTTGTACTCGCCCTAACGGGTGGTATCTCAATTTATAGGGTACCGGACATTGCCAGGGAATTGATTAGGCATGGGGCTGATGTGGTCACGTTCATGAGTAAGGAGGCGAGCAGATTACTTGGTCCAAGGGTCATGGAGTGGGCTACGGGGAATCCCGTTTATGTGGAGTTAAGTGGTTATGCCGAGCATGTGAATATCTGTACGACGGCCAATGCCGTAGTTATTGCACCGGCCACGGCAAATACGATTAGTAAGATCGCTAATGGCATTGGCGATACCTCAGTGACTTTATGTGCAATGACAGCCCTCGGCTCAGGAGTACCATTACTACTTGTACCTGCAATGAACGAATCAATGTGGAGAAACCCAATCATTAGGTCCAACATTGAGAAATTACGCAACCTGGGGGTTCATTTCGTGGAGCCCATTATTGAGGAGGGTAAGGCAAAGTTAGCTACTAATCAGGAGGTCGTTGATTCAGTAATCGACCTATTATCGCCAAGGGATATGAATGGCCTATCCGTACTTATCACCTCAGGCCCAACGCACGAGTATATCGATGCCACTAAATACATAACAACACCAAGTAGCGGCCTAACTGGTTATTACTTCGCCAGGGAGGCCATGGCCAGGGGCGCCAGGGTGACGTTGATTGAAGGCCCAGTGAGTATTAGTGATCCACCTGGTGCTGAGGTTTATAGGGTTAAGAGTGTCCTTGAGATGTACGATACTGCCATAAAGCTAGTTAGTAAGCGTCATTACGACCTGGCCATACTCACGGCAGCACCGCTTGACTTCTACGTTAAGGATAAGGTGAGTGGCAAACTAAGCAGTGACTTGGATAAGGTGGTTATTGAGCTGATCCAGGCGCCTAAGATTGCTAGGGACCTGAAAAGGTACTCACCAGGCACATTCTTAATAGCCTACAAGGCCGAGGTTGGGATCACTGAGGAGGAATTAATTGCTAGGACATTAAAGAGGGCGAGTGAGGGTGATTGGGACCTGGCACTGGCTCACCTGGTTGGTGAAGGCAAGGGTTTTGGTACTGAGAAGGATGAGGTTCTCGTTTTAAGCAAGAATGGGGTCATAAGGAGAATAGGTCCACTTCACAAGCGTGAATTGGCAAGGGAGGTGCTAGGTCTGTACCTATCCATGAGCAGGTCACGTGTCAAAAATTAG
- a CDS encoding MFS transporter produces MSGPTVPEHVRRRGLMLASISTFLAWALEYYDFLIYFSLIPYISELFFPKSNPLAALIYTLLVFAVGYFARPLGAIFFGHIGDKYGRRNALLGDAITMAAATVVIALLPTYSQIGIWAPTLLTIFRFVQGFGYGGEAGGGVVWALEFASPKWRGLVNGVLNSSMSVASLLATGLLLLVSAYYPIGVVGWRILFLSGAVVVIIGLIIRFAAPESILWERKREEGRIVKIPLATAIRRYWFSLILVILINLGLTFVFYAGYGFVTTFTKLLSSYMPELQRAFIKLTYLPLMLGSIGGIIGNTFGGYLTDLFGRRRMLIIPTAILLITIYPLYLALTTLSIPIMALSLALMYFIFTLSATVQTAYFSEIFPTEVRWSGIGFGWNLNAAIGSLAPTFALLLYTSLKGGMNPITAAALAPSIVVMIGAAMTIIGASIGPETVRKQLE; encoded by the coding sequence ATGAGTGGGCCAACTGTTCCTGAGCATGTTAGAAGGAGGGGCTTAATGCTCGCATCAATATCGACCTTCTTAGCGTGGGCTCTTGAGTATTACGACTTCCTAATCTACTTCTCATTGATACCATACATAAGCGAGTTATTCTTCCCAAAATCAAACCCATTGGCAGCACTCATATACACATTGCTTGTCTTCGCCGTTGGTTACTTCGCCAGGCCCCTTGGCGCAATATTCTTCGGCCACATAGGGGATAAGTATGGTAGGAGAAATGCCCTGCTTGGCGATGCCATTACAATGGCCGCGGCGACGGTAGTCATTGCATTACTGCCAACGTACTCACAAATAGGGATTTGGGCACCAACCCTACTCACCATATTCAGGTTTGTCCAGGGGTTTGGTTATGGCGGTGAGGCTGGCGGTGGTGTTGTGTGGGCCTTGGAATTTGCTTCACCAAAATGGCGCGGCTTGGTTAATGGCGTGCTTAATTCAAGCATGTCAGTCGCCTCCCTACTTGCAACGGGCCTATTACTACTTGTTAGTGCCTATTACCCAATAGGCGTAGTTGGTTGGAGGATATTGTTCCTAAGTGGCGCCGTTGTTGTTATCATCGGCTTAATCATAAGGTTCGCGGCCCCAGAGTCAATACTTTGGGAGAGGAAGAGGGAGGAGGGTAGGATTGTTAAGATTCCGTTGGCCACAGCCATTAGGAGGTATTGGTTCAGCCTAATCCTAGTCATATTAATTAACCTCGGCTTAACCTTCGTATTCTATGCGGGTTACGGCTTCGTAACAACATTCACTAAGTTACTATCAAGTTACATGCCGGAGCTTCAGAGGGCTTTCATTAAGTTAACATACCTACCGCTCATGCTTGGTAGTATTGGTGGTATAATAGGCAATACATTTGGTGGTTACTTAACTGACCTATTTGGTAGGAGGAGGATGCTTATAATACCGACAGCAATACTCCTAATCACAATATACCCACTTTACCTAGCCCTAACAACCCTCTCAATACCAATAATGGCCTTATCACTGGCCCTCATGTACTTCATATTCACCTTAAGCGCCACAGTGCAGACTGCTTACTTCTCCGAAATATTCCCAACAGAGGTCAGGTGGAGCGGGATTGGCTTTGGCTGGAACCTAAATGCAGCCATTGGTTCACTTGCACCGACCTTCGCATTACTACTATACACTAGCCTAAAGGGTGGTATGAACCCGATAACCGCGGCTGCACTGGCGCCGTCGATCGTCGTAATGATTGGTGCGGCAATGACAATAATAGGCGCATCAATAGGTCCCGAGACCGTTAGAAAGCAACTCGAATGA
- a CDS encoding electron transfer flavoprotein subunit alpha/FixB family protein — protein MSAAQAQQKICSEWNPVNKNEYRGIWVYVEYVNGVIKDGSLQLIGKARELAGKISTDVTAVVLGYNLGDAVKEPIYYGADKVIYVDHPALAKYVPHIYANVIVQLANKYKPEIILFAATKRGRELAPYVANSLRTGITADCTELDVDPKTRDLDQVRPTYGGNILAHIRTPTRRPQLASVRPNVFPTPPRDTSRKGEIIEETINSIPSINGQGLIEVKSVVKGEELPPVEKADIVVVAGRGVGSADGVKLLTELAKLLGGTIGGTKKVVDAGWLAADRQVGQTGKTIRPTLYIGVGVSGAIQHVFGMKESKIIVAINSDPNAPIFQYADYGIVGDYRDVVKELIELLKNYKK, from the coding sequence ATGAGTGCGGCACAGGCTCAGCAGAAGATCTGTAGTGAGTGGAATCCAGTGAATAAGAATGAGTATAGGGGTATTTGGGTGTATGTCGAGTATGTAAATGGCGTAATTAAGGATGGAAGTCTGCAACTTATTGGTAAGGCTAGGGAGTTGGCTGGTAAGATTAGCACTGATGTGACAGCCGTGGTGCTTGGTTATAATCTTGGCGACGCTGTTAAGGAGCCTATTTACTATGGTGCGGATAAGGTGATTTATGTTGACCACCCAGCCCTGGCTAAGTACGTACCGCACATATACGCCAACGTCATTGTTCAACTAGCCAATAAGTATAAGCCCGAGATAATACTATTCGCAGCGACTAAGAGAGGCAGGGAACTGGCACCATATGTTGCCAACTCATTGAGGACTGGAATCACGGCTGACTGCACGGAACTAGACGTGGACCCAAAAACGAGGGACTTAGACCAGGTGAGACCGACATACGGCGGTAACATACTCGCACACATAAGGACTCCAACTAGGAGACCGCAACTAGCCAGTGTTAGGCCTAACGTATTCCCAACACCACCTAGGGATACGAGTAGGAAGGGTGAGATTATAGAGGAGACCATTAACTCAATACCTAGCATTAATGGGCAGGGACTGATTGAGGTTAAGTCTGTGGTTAAGGGTGAGGAATTACCGCCGGTTGAGAAGGCAGACATCGTAGTTGTGGCTGGGCGTGGCGTGGGTAGTGCAGACGGTGTTAAGTTACTCACGGAACTCGCTAAGCTGCTTGGCGGTACAATTGGCGGCACTAAGAAGGTTGTGGATGCTGGCTGGTTGGCTGCTGATAGGCAGGTTGGGCAGACGGGTAAGACCATAAGGCCAACCCTATACATAGGCGTTGGCGTTAGTGGTGCCATTCAGCATGTATTCGGCATGAAGGAGTCTAAGATAATCGTGGCGATAAACAGCGATCCAAATGCACCGATATTCCAGTACGCGGATTATGGAATAGTTGGTGATTATAGAGATGTTGTTAAGGAATTGATAGAGCTGTTAAAGAATTATAAGAAATAG
- a CDS encoding electron transfer flavoprotein subunit beta/FixA family protein, translated as MGGLTIIVPVKAAVPNVTAVRLDPVTHNLVREGVPLMLNPYDRNALEFALRLKDKYGGKVITLSMAPPSGKDFLESTIGMGADEAYLITDRAFAGADTLATSYTVARSIQKLFPNFDLIVFGEETTDSTTAHMPAQVASWLNLPYVYYAVDAEVKLEDRLIVVTRYLEDEGVYEAYEYKMPIIISVYKNSNPPRDISLARKVEAKLNGLVKIVDNNALKLERECIGLRGSPTIVAKIEDAKPIERKKQVFKGDPREAAKWLLDNLIKEGVIKP; from the coding sequence ATGGGTGGATTAACGATAATAGTCCCTGTGAAGGCAGCGGTACCTAATGTAACGGCAGTTAGGCTAGACCCCGTGACCCATAACCTCGTGCGTGAGGGAGTACCACTGATGCTTAATCCATACGATAGGAACGCCCTCGAATTCGCCCTAAGGCTTAAGGATAAGTATGGCGGTAAAGTAATAACATTATCAATGGCACCACCGAGTGGCAAGGACTTCCTAGAATCAACAATAGGCATGGGGGCTGACGAGGCATACCTAATCACGGACAGGGCATTCGCGGGTGCTGATACATTGGCTACCTCATACACAGTGGCAAGGAGCATACAGAAACTATTCCCTAACTTCGACCTTATAGTCTTTGGTGAGGAGACCACGGACTCAACAACAGCCCACATGCCCGCCCAGGTGGCCTCCTGGCTCAACCTGCCATATGTTTATTACGCAGTTGACGCTGAGGTTAAGCTTGAGGATAGGCTTATCGTGGTAACCAGGTACCTTGAGGATGAGGGTGTCTACGAGGCCTACGAGTACAAGATGCCAATAATAATCAGTGTTTATAAGAATAGTAATCCGCCAAGGGACATAAGTCTCGCTAGGAAGGTTGAGGCCAAACTGAATGGCTTAGTGAAGATCGTCGATAACAACGCGCTGAAGCTGGAGAGGGAGTGTATCGGCCTTAGGGGTTCACCAACGATAGTTGCGAAGATCGAGGATGCCAAGCCCATAGAGAGGAAGAAGCAGGTATTCAAGGGTGATCCAAGGGAGGCAGCCAAGTGGTTACTTGATAACCTAATTAAGGAGGGGGTGATCAAGCCATGA
- a CDS encoding ferredoxin family protein has product MSLDRKIPIEERLNSNAWDVDQRPHIRIIDPDQCRKCDKKPCLYLCPARCYTPGPDGTVLFSHEGCLECGTCRVVCPENNIEWNYPKSGFGVQYRFG; this is encoded by the coding sequence ATGAGTCTCGACAGGAAGATACCAATTGAGGAGAGATTGAATAGTAATGCCTGGGACGTTGACCAAAGACCCCACATTAGGATTATAGACCCTGACCAATGCAGGAAGTGCGATAAGAAGCCCTGCCTATACCTATGCCCAGCCAGGTGCTACACACCAGGCCCGGACGGCACGGTATTGTTCTCACACGAGGGCTGCCTTGAGTGCGGCACATGCCGCGTAGTCTGTCCAGAGAACAACATTGAGTGGAATTATCCCAAGAGTGGCTTTGGCGTTCAGTACAGGTTTGGCTAG
- a CDS encoding FAD-dependent oxidoreductase: MGTKFDVIVVGAGPAGLTAAQQLASKGFKVLVIERGKKPGSKNVFGGRIYAHVLDRLYPEYVKEAPVERWVRRERITMMTEDSWTTVDFETTKVEHKSFTAYLTNFVEWLDKKAESAGAVVVSEVPVDSLIIRDGKVVGVRAGNDEVYGDVTIIAEGINRLVLERSGLAPKLSPEIVALGVKEVIKLSREEINERFNLDEDEGLAWVLAGFPTHYLPGGAFIYTNKEAITLGIVIYLSYGYQLDVPVHDLIEEFRLHPMVKRLIKGGQLLEYSAHLTPVAGINAAPPKLYGNGYLVTGDAAGFLLHLGVIIRGVDFAMESGRLAAEAVTKAHELGKYDDEALSVYGKLLEESFVLRELKTFRNAHKVLIEPRLYSNYVRMINNLLRRYFEVDGTPRKLGSTLLESKGNLTLIDLARDAIRLVMNL; the protein is encoded by the coding sequence GTGGGGACAAAGTTCGATGTGATAGTGGTTGGTGCGGGGCCGGCGGGGCTCACGGCTGCCCAGCAATTAGCCAGTAAGGGGTTTAAGGTGCTGGTAATTGAGAGGGGTAAGAAGCCGGGCAGTAAGAATGTCTTTGGCGGTAGGATTTACGCCCACGTCCTCGACAGGCTATACCCTGAGTACGTCAAGGAGGCACCCGTGGAGCGTTGGGTTAGGAGGGAGAGGATAACGATGATGACTGAGGACTCCTGGACAACCGTGGACTTCGAAACAACGAAGGTTGAACACAAATCATTCACGGCCTATTTAACGAACTTCGTCGAGTGGCTTGATAAGAAGGCGGAGTCAGCAGGCGCCGTCGTTGTTTCTGAGGTACCCGTTGACTCATTAATCATTAGGGATGGTAAGGTGGTTGGCGTTAGGGCTGGTAATGATGAGGTCTACGGTGACGTGACGATAATCGCCGAGGGGATAAACAGGCTGGTCCTCGAGAGGAGTGGCCTAGCGCCTAAGTTGAGCCCTGAGATAGTGGCCCTTGGTGTTAAGGAGGTCATTAAGTTGAGTAGGGAGGAGATTAATGAGAGGTTTAACCTTGATGAGGATGAGGGATTAGCGTGGGTGCTTGCTGGATTCCCAACGCATTACCTGCCGGGCGGCGCCTTCATATACACTAATAAGGAGGCCATAACCCTGGGGATAGTCATATACCTAAGTTATGGCTACCAACTGGATGTGCCAGTCCACGACCTAATCGAGGAGTTCAGGCTACACCCAATGGTCAAGAGATTGATTAAGGGAGGGCAACTCCTCGAGTACTCAGCCCACCTAACGCCCGTGGCCGGCATAAATGCTGCGCCACCTAAATTATACGGTAATGGCTACCTAGTCACCGGCGATGCTGCAGGCTTCCTGCTTCACCTAGGCGTGATAATTAGGGGTGTGGACTTCGCCATGGAGAGTGGTAGGTTGGCTGCCGAGGCTGTTACTAAGGCTCATGAATTGGGCAAATACGATGATGAGGCGCTATCAGTTTACGGAAAACTGCTTGAGGAGTCCTTCGTACTTAGGGAGCTCAAGACCTTTAGGAATGCACACAAGGTTTTAATAGAGCCGAGGCTGTATAGTAATTACGTGAGAATGATAAACAATCTATTGAGGAGGTACTTCGAGGTTGATGGAACACCGAGAAAGCTGGGCTCAACACTACTTGAGAGTAAGGGCAATTTAACACTAATTGATTTGGCGAGGGATGCCATTAGGCTGGTGATGAACCTATGA
- a CDS encoding radical SAM/SPASM domain-containing protein: MSSLGDHIDKLVERKVEDSGSGAGALIAAIRLLNRGVVRWALRVLTKEVEFNGERKPLMEWVLAKYVGESQCPTVTHFVAPFFEMGMKLATAWLHADEEPIKQLLSDPAIRRGIVTTLRGIALFGVTTPQKLPAPFFIVWNFTNACNLKCMHCYQNAGRPLPNELALEEKLRVVKELDEAGVPAIALSGGEPTVHRDFWPVLAEINRRGFYSAIATNGTTFANIEFAERAKKLGLRYVEISIDAADPNVHDKFRGVPGAWAKAVQGLRNAVRLGFSAALAFTVTKYNIHEVDKILDLAQEIGVKRVVFFNFIPVGRGRENLEIDLSPEEREEFLRHIYKEMRRRKMEIISTAPQYGRVVNQLSNGEDVSPTHFVVANDPITKELTEFIGGCGAGRVYAAIEPEGTVTPCVFLPYPVGNLRTKSFWDIWMDPFMENFRDRDRLEGFCGRCPYKLICGGCRARAYNYFGDVLAPDPGCIYNSAEWRKLQEDILRIKVKVSPLVFK; the protein is encoded by the coding sequence ATGTCATCATTGGGCGATCACATTGATAAATTAGTTGAGAGGAAGGTGGAGGATTCAGGAAGTGGTGCTGGTGCGTTAATAGCGGCGATCAGGTTATTGAATAGGGGCGTTGTTAGATGGGCACTTAGGGTATTGACTAAGGAGGTTGAATTTAATGGTGAGAGGAAGCCATTAATGGAGTGGGTGTTGGCAAAGTACGTGGGTGAATCCCAATGCCCAACTGTGACCCACTTTGTGGCTCCATTCTTTGAGATGGGTATGAAATTGGCAACGGCCTGGCTCCACGCGGATGAGGAACCCATTAAGCAGTTGCTCAGTGATCCAGCGATTAGGAGGGGTATAGTCACGACGCTGAGGGGCATAGCACTGTTCGGTGTTACAACGCCGCAGAAGCTCCCAGCCCCATTCTTCATAGTGTGGAACTTCACAAACGCCTGCAACCTGAAGTGCATGCATTGTTACCAAAACGCCGGTAGGCCGTTACCCAATGAGTTGGCGCTTGAGGAGAAGCTCAGGGTCGTTAAGGAGCTTGATGAGGCTGGAGTACCGGCTATCGCATTATCCGGTGGTGAGCCAACGGTTCATAGGGACTTCTGGCCAGTACTTGCTGAGATAAATAGGAGGGGCTTTTACTCGGCCATCGCCACTAATGGAACCACATTTGCGAACATTGAGTTTGCCGAGAGGGCTAAGAAGCTTGGGCTTAGGTATGTGGAGATAAGCATTGACGCTGCTGACCCCAATGTTCATGATAAGTTCAGGGGTGTGCCAGGTGCTTGGGCTAAGGCGGTGCAGGGGCTTAGGAATGCTGTTAGGCTTGGCTTTAGTGCGGCGTTGGCGTTTACCGTCACTAAGTACAACATTCATGAGGTTGATAAGATACTTGACCTGGCCCAGGAGATTGGCGTTAAGAGGGTCGTATTCTTCAATTTCATACCGGTTGGCAGGGGCCGCGAGAACCTGGAGATTGATTTATCACCTGAGGAGAGGGAGGAGTTCCTTAGGCATATTTATAAGGAGATGAGGAGGAGGAAGATGGAGATAATAAGCACGGCTCCTCAATACGGCAGGGTAGTTAATCAATTAAGCAATGGTGAGGACGTCTCACCAACACACTTCGTAGTCGCCAACGACCCCATAACTAAGGAGTTAACCGAGTTCATTGGTGGCTGTGGAGCTGGCCGTGTTTACGCAGCCATCGAGCCCGAGGGCACGGTAACGCCCTGCGTCTTCCTACCATACCCAGTGGGCAATCTAAGGACTAAGTCCTTCTGGGATATTTGGATGGATCCATTCATGGAGAACTTCAGGGATAGGGATAGGCTTGAGGGATTCTGTGGTAGGTGCCCATATAAGTTAATTTGCGGTGGTTGTAGGGCCAGGGCATATAACTACTTCGGTGACGTACTCGCCCCAGACCCAGGCTGCATATACAACTCGGCCGAGTGGAGGAAGTTGCAGGAGGATATACTGAGGATTAAGGTGAAGGTATCACCGTTAGTCTTCAAGTAA